A window of the Parabacteroides merdae ATCC 43184 genome harbors these coding sequences:
- a CDS encoding FecR family protein codes for MENRINHIIARVLSGESSSDDILSLSEWLNENEKNRDEFRRLKNYWDADVAFKHSVAPAFSADKLQQKINVQRRQTARRQLWRNAIPLIAAACLLFIFSTALFLYNTNDRISEHYTLLTDEHTSNFTMEDGTIITLNKNSRLSYSDKYGKDSRNVKLEGEAYFEVAKDPSKPFQVEMNGASITVLGTHFNVKADAESDDITATLVEGSIRFEGAKQNIVMTPNQQLTFNRSTNKVDVKEIDTDTFTAWKDGLLKYKSIPFTELIENLKDIYQVEIRIDDERLADPSITVSGTFNQKQSIEQILKVISHSLPIRWTNKTGNYHIQHAH; via the coding sequence ATGGAAAACAGAATAAACCATATAATCGCACGTGTCCTGAGTGGAGAAAGTTCTTCGGACGATATCCTTTCGTTAAGTGAATGGCTGAACGAAAACGAAAAAAATCGAGATGAATTCCGACGTCTCAAGAATTATTGGGATGCAGATGTCGCTTTCAAACATTCCGTTGCCCCTGCTTTCTCGGCCGACAAACTGCAACAAAAGATCAATGTACAAAGAAGGCAGACTGCCCGGCGGCAATTATGGAGAAACGCCATTCCACTAATTGCCGCAGCCTGTTTGCTTTTCATTTTCTCAACAGCCCTTTTCCTTTATAATACAAATGACCGTATATCCGAACACTACACCTTGCTGACAGACGAACATACCTCCAACTTCACGATGGAAGATGGAACCATCATCACATTGAACAAAAACAGCCGCTTAAGCTATTCCGACAAATACGGGAAAGACAGCCGCAACGTCAAATTAGAAGGTGAAGCCTATTTTGAAGTGGCAAAAGATCCAAGCAAGCCCTTCCAAGTAGAGATGAACGGTGCTTCTATCACCGTATTGGGTACGCACTTCAACGTGAAGGCAGATGCAGAGTCAGACGATATCACGGCAACCCTTGTGGAAGGTTCCATCCGTTTCGAAGGCGCAAAGCAAAATATCGTGATGACCCCAAACCAACAACTGACTTTCAACCGGTCGACAAACAAGGTGGATGTCAAAGAAATAGACACCGACACTTTCACAGCTTGGAAAGACGGTCTGTTGAAATACAAATCGATTCCATTCACCGAATTGATCGAGAACTTGAAAGACATCTACCAAGTAGAAATCCGGATTGATGATGAAAGACTGGCAGATCCATCCATCACCGTTTCCGGTACATTCAATCAAAAACAAAGCATAGAACAGATCCTAAAAGTAATCTCACACAGTTTGCCTATACGGTGGACGAATAAAACAGGAAATTATCATATCCAACATGCACACTAA
- a CDS encoding RNA polymerase sigma-70 factor: MGENRDDIIQWACEMALSDSQTALKSLYMTYFGPLMRFTGMYVSSPAEAEEIVSDTFLAIWNNRKQLPGISNFDSYIYTVARHKAISYYRKQHMEQVSLDEISIDLFTSTETTPEEELISQEGIHRLNLAIDSLPAKCKMAFKLVREDKLKYKEVAAILDISVKTLEAHLTNAVRKLRETLADDCI, encoded by the coding sequence TTGGGAGAGAATCGAGACGATATCATACAGTGGGCTTGTGAAATGGCCTTATCGGATTCACAAACCGCTCTTAAATCGCTTTACATGACCTATTTCGGGCCACTAATGCGATTTACGGGTATGTATGTCTCATCGCCGGCAGAAGCCGAAGAGATCGTATCCGATACCTTCTTAGCTATCTGGAACAACCGCAAACAGCTACCCGGCATCTCTAATTTCGATTCTTACATATATACGGTAGCCCGCCACAAGGCGATCAGCTATTATCGCAAACAGCACATGGAGCAGGTATCGCTGGACGAAATCTCCATCGACCTTTTCACATCGACCGAAACGACTCCCGAAGAAGAGCTTATCAGCCAAGAAGGAATTCACCGCCTGAACTTGGCAATCGACTCGCTACCCGCCAAATGCAAGATGGCTTTCAAACTCGTCCGCGAGGACAAGCTCAAATATAAAGAAGTGGCTGCCATCCTCGACATCTCCGTCAAAACATTGGAGGCACACTTGACGAATGCCGTCCGCAAACTGCGGGAAACACTTGCCGACGATTGCATCTGA
- a CDS encoding inorganic phosphate transporter, which produces METFYLFLIIFLFVLAVFDLSVGVSNDAVNFMNSAIGSKAASFKVIMVIAAIGIFVGASLSNGMMDIARHGIYQPQHFYFSEIMCILLAVMLTDVVLLDIFNSLGMPTSTTVSLVFELLGGTVAISLIKIANSNGALQLGDLLNTDKAFTVILAIFLSVAIAFFFGAIVQYISRLIFTFNYKKHMNYFIGLFGGLAATSILYFMLIKGLKESSFMEGDLKTMIYSNTDTIVWGALIFFTLLMQVLHWLKVNVFKVVILLGTFALALAFAGNDLVNFIGVPLAGYSSYMDLMAQGGTTTTDTFLMESLLEPAKTPWYFLVGSGLVMVIALATSKKAQAVIKTSVDLARQSDGNENFGTSPVARVLVRTCNNASNTILSVVPLRVKDWIDSRFNNNEIILEDKASFDLVRASVNVVLSGLLIALGTSLKLPLSTTYVAFMVAMGSSLADRAWGRESAVYRITGVLSVIGGWFITAGAAFTICFLVALLIHVGGIAAMAAMVGLAIYMLIRNQILYKKKMKKEAMQEEVDSTISKLRETKDKREALSLFREHSRDELCDVLNFASDTFNRSVHGFMDENLRELRKVMSAIEEKKSYLKQVKRVGTLGVTQLEHDIAIDKGLYYYQGNDFASEIVFSIRRLTEPGKEHVDNHFSPLCEVQKEDFGKMTDEIVSFLNRSSVMIESNDYHRMDDLIAESVDLTAKLTLLKKEELKRIQGQSGSTKVSMVYLNMVQEAQNVVSFTANLLKVSRKFQKE; this is translated from the coding sequence ATGGAGACATTCTATCTCTTTCTGATCATTTTCCTCTTTGTGCTGGCGGTGTTTGACCTGTCAGTCGGAGTTAGTAACGATGCAGTCAATTTTATGAATTCGGCAATAGGATCGAAAGCTGCATCTTTTAAAGTAATAATGGTGATTGCCGCGATCGGCATCTTTGTCGGTGCTTCGCTATCCAACGGAATGATGGATATTGCCAGGCACGGAATTTACCAGCCGCAACATTTCTATTTTTCAGAAATTATGTGTATTTTGCTGGCTGTCATGCTCACCGATGTGGTGTTGCTGGATATTTTTAACTCTCTGGGGATGCCTACTTCGACTACCGTTTCGCTGGTATTCGAATTGTTGGGCGGTACGGTTGCAATTTCATTAATCAAGATTGCCAATTCTAATGGTGCACTCCAGTTGGGTGACCTGCTGAACACGGATAAGGCTTTTACGGTGATACTTGCCATTTTTCTTTCAGTGGCGATCGCTTTCTTTTTCGGGGCCATTGTTCAATACATTTCTCGCTTGATTTTTACTTTCAACTACAAGAAACACATGAACTATTTTATCGGCTTGTTCGGTGGTTTGGCTGCCACTTCCATCTTGTATTTCATGTTGATAAAAGGTTTGAAAGAAAGTTCCTTTATGGAAGGTGATCTTAAAACGATGATTTATAGCAATACGGACACGATCGTGTGGGGAGCACTTATCTTTTTCACTTTATTGATGCAGGTTCTTCACTGGTTGAAGGTGAACGTTTTTAAAGTGGTGATCTTGCTGGGAACGTTTGCCTTGGCTTTGGCGTTTGCCGGTAATGACTTGGTAAACTTTATCGGTGTTCCGTTGGCAGGCTATTCTTCTTATATGGATTTGATGGCGCAGGGAGGCACGACTACAACCGACACTTTCCTGATGGAGTCGTTGCTTGAACCGGCCAAAACCCCGTGGTACTTCCTTGTTGGTTCCGGCTTGGTCATGGTGATTGCCTTGGCTACTTCGAAAAAGGCGCAGGCGGTGATCAAAACGTCTGTAGACTTGGCCCGGCAGTCGGATGGAAATGAAAATTTCGGAACATCGCCCGTTGCACGTGTTCTGGTGCGTACGTGCAACAATGCCTCCAATACGATATTGAGCGTGGTGCCTTTGCGAGTGAAGGACTGGATTGACAGCCGTTTCAATAATAACGAGATAATACTTGAAGATAAGGCCAGTTTCGACTTGGTGCGTGCTTCGGTGAATGTCGTGCTTTCCGGTCTGTTGATTGCGTTGGGTACTTCGTTGAAGTTGCCGTTGTCTACGACTTATGTCGCTTTTATGGTGGCGATGGGTAGTTCTCTGGCCGACCGTGCTTGGGGGCGTGAAAGCGCAGTTTACCGTATCACCGGTGTGCTCTCCGTGATCGGTGGTTGGTTTATTACGGCAGGTGCAGCCTTTACGATCTGTTTCCTGGTTGCTCTGTTGATCCATGTCGGTGGTATTGCGGCAATGGCGGCGATGGTGGGGCTGGCGATCTATATGCTGATCCGTAACCAGATTCTGTATAAAAAGAAGATGAAGAAGGAAGCCATGCAGGAAGAAGTTGATTCCACGATTTCCAAACTACGTGAGACAAAGGACAAACGTGAAGCTCTTTCGCTGTTCCGTGAACATAGTCGCGACGAGCTTTGCGACGTGCTGAACTTCGCTTCCGACACTTTCAACCGCTCTGTTCATGGCTTTATGGATGAAAACCTGCGCGAACTTCGCAAGGTTATGAGCGCGATTGAGGAAAAGAAGAGTTACTTGAAACAGGTCAAACGTGTCGGCACGTTGGGCGTTACCCAGTTGGAGCATGATATTGCGATCGATAAAGGTTTGTACTATTATCAGGGGAATGATTTTGCCAGCGAGATCGTGTTCAGTATCCGTCGTCTGACGGAGCCAGGCAAAGAGCATGTCGACAATCATTTTAGCCCGCTTTGTGAAGTACAGAAGGAGGATTTCGGAAAGATGACCGATGAGATCGTTTCTTTCCTGAACCGCAGTTCGGTTATGATCGAAAGCAATGATTACCATCGTATGGATGACCTGATTGCCGAATCGGTCGATCTGACGGCTAAACTGACGCTTCTGAAGAAGGAGGAACTGAAACGTATCCAAGGACAGAGCGGTAGTACGAAGGTCAGCATGGTCTACCTAAATATGGTACAGGAAGCGCAGAATGTGGTATCTTTTACGGCAAATTTACTGAAGGTGAGCCGGAAGTTCCAAAAAGAATAA
- a CDS encoding DUF5690 family protein codes for MNNEQQTKNPSRKRLSDFLFILWAGGAALLSYSLVYALRKPYTAAAFEDVEFFDMDYKVVVTISQIVGYVISKFMGIKLISELRREERLRFILMSVVMAELSLVFFGLLSAPYNIAAMFLNGLSLGCMWGVIFSFIEGRRMTDILASLLGVSMVISSGTAKSAGLYVMNNLHVNEFWMPALIGAVALPLLALLGYALNRLPQPTEEDIAMKSERATLNGKQRWELFKNFMPFLMMLFVANIAIVVLRDIKEDFLVNIIDVSEYSPWLFAKIDSVVTLIILVVFGLMVFVKDNLKALSILFGLIIMGMIVMSVVSFGQERFQLPPVVWLFVQSLCLYIAYLTFQTIFFDRFIACFKIHGNVGFFIVTTDFLGYTGTVLVLVLKEFCNPHIDWAVFYNQFAGYVGIFCCITFICSFVYLHQRFRKENGLAVKSNEVLELDTASRNAITMA; via the coding sequence ATGAACAACGAACAACAAACTAAAAATCCATCTCGGAAACGGTTATCCGATTTTCTTTTTATCCTCTGGGCCGGCGGTGCGGCTCTTTTATCTTATTCATTGGTATATGCACTGCGCAAGCCTTATACGGCGGCGGCTTTCGAGGATGTCGAGTTCTTCGATATGGATTATAAGGTGGTTGTTACGATCTCCCAGATAGTAGGATATGTGATTTCTAAGTTTATGGGGATCAAGCTGATCTCCGAACTGAGACGGGAAGAGCGTTTGAGGTTTATCCTGATGTCTGTTGTGATGGCAGAGCTTTCGTTGGTTTTCTTCGGTCTGCTTTCCGCTCCTTACAATATTGCAGCTATGTTCCTGAACGGCCTGTCGTTGGGTTGCATGTGGGGGGTGATCTTCAGTTTTATCGAAGGACGTCGGATGACGGATATCCTTGCCAGCCTGTTAGGTGTCAGTATGGTGATCAGTTCCGGGACGGCCAAGTCGGCTGGGTTGTATGTTATGAATAACCTGCATGTGAATGAGTTTTGGATGCCTGCATTGATTGGTGCTGTCGCATTACCTCTGTTAGCATTGCTCGGATATGCCCTGAACCGTCTGCCTCAACCGACCGAAGAAGATATTGCGATGAAATCGGAGCGTGCGACATTGAATGGGAAACAACGTTGGGAGTTGTTCAAGAATTTTATGCCTTTCCTCATGATGTTGTTCGTTGCCAATATAGCCATCGTGGTGTTACGCGATATAAAAGAAGACTTTTTAGTGAATATCATCGATGTTTCCGAATATTCGCCTTGGCTTTTTGCGAAGATCGACAGTGTGGTGACACTTATTATCCTTGTGGTTTTCGGATTGATGGTTTTTGTGAAGGATAATCTGAAAGCTCTTTCTATTCTTTTCGGGTTGATTATTATGGGGATGATCGTGATGTCTGTTGTCTCTTTCGGGCAGGAACGGTTCCAGCTTCCTCCTGTTGTCTGGCTGTTCGTCCAAAGTCTTTGCTTATACATCGCGTATCTTACTTTCCAGACGATTTTCTTCGACCGCTTCATTGCTTGCTTTAAGATTCACGGGAATGTAGGGTTCTTTATCGTAACGACGGATTTTTTGGGATATACCGGGACGGTGCTTGTGCTTGTGCTGAAGGAATTTTGCAACCCGCATATCGATTGGGCGGTATTTTATAACCAGTTTGCCGGGTATGTCGGTATCTTCTGCTGTATCACCTTCATTTGTTCTTTTGTATATTTGCATCAGCGTTTCCGTAAGGAAAACGGGTTGGCTGTCAAGAGCAACGAAGTACTCGAATTGGATACGGCTTCGCGGAATGCGATCACGATGGCTTGA
- the phnX gene encoding phosphonoacetaldehyde hydrolase: MKKISCVIMDWAGTAVDFGCFAPLNAFLKVFSEEKGIDITYRQAREPMGLLKIDHIKAILNMPEVKAKFQVRYNRDWNMDDVNEMYRSFEKHLFSSLRNFTDPIPGVLDTMKLLREEGIRIGSTTGYTQAMMEVVRPDAAAKGYVVDNLVTPDDVPAGRPAPYMIYKNMIDLAIPSVDNVVKVGDTIADIKEGVNAKVWSVGIVTGSNEMGLTEEEYNHRSSDELIELKREVRERMLNAGAHFVLDNIMELPSCIEKINGKY, from the coding sequence ATGAAAAAGATTTCATGTGTGATTATGGACTGGGCCGGAACGGCTGTCGATTTCGGCTGTTTTGCCCCTTTGAATGCTTTCCTGAAAGTTTTCTCTGAAGAAAAAGGAATTGATATAACCTACCGGCAGGCGCGTGAGCCGATGGGATTGTTGAAAATAGATCATATCAAGGCGATCCTGAATATGCCGGAAGTAAAAGCCAAATTTCAGGTTCGCTATAACCGTGACTGGAACATGGACGATGTAAACGAAATGTATCGGAGCTTCGAAAAGCATTTGTTCTCGTCTCTCCGCAACTTTACGGATCCGATCCCCGGTGTGCTGGATACGATGAAGCTGTTGCGTGAAGAAGGAATTAGAATCGGTTCTACAACAGGCTATACACAGGCGATGATGGAAGTGGTTCGTCCCGATGCGGCAGCTAAAGGCTATGTGGTGGATAACCTGGTTACTCCGGATGATGTTCCCGCCGGGCGTCCTGCCCCGTATATGATCTATAAGAATATGATCGACTTGGCTATTCCTTCCGTTGATAATGTGGTGAAGGTAGGAGACACGATCGCCGACATCAAGGAAGGAGTGAATGCCAAAGTATGGAGCGTCGGCATCGTGACCGGTAGCAACGAGATGGGATTGACAGAAGAGGAATACAACCACCGTTCGTCCGACGAATTGATCGAACTCAAGCGCGAAGTGCGTGAACGGATGCTGAATGCCGGTGCCCATTTTGTCTTGGACAACATTATGGAGCTCCCCTCCTGCATTGAGAAGATTAATGGTAAATATTGA
- the phnW gene encoding 2-aminoethylphosphonate--pyruvate transaminase produces the protein MNTKRNYLLLTPGPLSTSETVREAMLQDWCTWDKDYNEGIVTPIRKGLLAIAGLDEDEYTDVLLQGSGTYCVEATIGAAVKPTDKLLILANGAYGKRMAQIAEYYHIDHVLVSLHETELVTGEVARKALEANPDITHLSMVHSETTTGLLNPIEEVAEVLKGRNITFIVDAMSSFGGVPIDMKKLDIDFLVSSANKCIQGVPGFGFIIAKKDKLIATKGNARSLSLDIYAQWETMEKGGGKWRFTSPTHVVHAFYQAMKELNEEGGIVARSERYKQNHRTLVDGMRALGFKTLLPDASQGPIITSFLYPTADFDFHSFYDQLKAKGFVIYPGKISDADTFRIGNIGDIFPDDMEALLQAIRSISY, from the coding sequence ATGAATACAAAAAGAAATTACCTGTTGCTTACCCCAGGTCCCCTGAGCACATCTGAAACAGTTCGCGAAGCGATGCTTCAGGACTGGTGTACTTGGGATAAAGATTATAACGAAGGAATTGTAACCCCCATCCGTAAGGGCTTGTTGGCTATTGCCGGACTGGATGAAGACGAATATACGGATGTCTTGTTGCAAGGCAGCGGAACATACTGTGTGGAGGCCACCATCGGTGCAGCCGTGAAGCCGACCGACAAACTTCTGATCCTGGCGAACGGTGCTTACGGCAAACGTATGGCACAGATTGCGGAATACTATCATATTGACCATGTACTGGTCTCTTTGCACGAGACGGAATTGGTGACTGGTGAAGTGGCTCGTAAAGCCCTCGAAGCCAATCCGGATATTACGCACCTGTCGATGGTACATAGTGAAACGACAACCGGTCTGCTGAACCCGATCGAAGAAGTGGCCGAAGTCTTGAAAGGTCGTAACATCACCTTTATCGTTGATGCTATGAGTAGCTTTGGCGGTGTGCCAATTGATATGAAGAAGCTGGATATCGACTTTTTAGTCAGCAGTGCCAACAAATGTATCCAAGGTGTTCCCGGTTTCGGTTTTATCATTGCGAAGAAAGATAAGCTGATCGCAACGAAAGGAAATGCCCGTTCTCTCTCGCTCGACATCTATGCGCAGTGGGAAACGATGGAAAAAGGCGGTGGCAAATGGCGTTTCACATCGCCTACACATGTGGTGCATGCTTTTTATCAGGCCATGAAAGAACTGAATGAAGAAGGCGGTATCGTTGCCCGTTCGGAACGCTATAAGCAAAACCACCGTACGCTGGTCGACGGTATGCGTGCGTTAGGTTTCAAAACTCTGCTGCCGGATGCTTCGCAAGGCCCGATCATCACCTCTTTCCTGTATCCTACTGCCGATTTCGATTTCCATTCTTTCTACGATCAGTTGAAGGCAAAAGGTTTCGTCATCTATCCCGGTAAAATCTCCGACGCTGATACATTCCGTATCGGAAACATCGGCGATATCTTCCCTGATGATATGGAAGCACTTTTGCAGGCAATACGATCAATAAGCTACTAA
- a CDS encoding phosphatase PAP2 family protein, with translation MKSFICILLALFQFTIFTAIGAVGEPPLHELPLNLSLSDAGVRDSTSRMSVVEYKFKPKSLILPASLITVGAIGTAIDGMNDFHLFSRKDSVKKIRIDDYMEWGMLGWVFVCDLMGKEKHNWVDQLCLVVIAEGFNAAMTRTVKYTVGEIRPDGGPHSFPSGHTANAFLGAHIAWKEFKDSSPVLAYSGYALATFVACSRLYNNRHWVADVVAGAGFGILSVELAYLTYFPIRNAIARKINMKGNDRLVVAPTFSPDGGGLYLSWKF, from the coding sequence GTGAAATCTTTTATTTGTATTCTGCTGGCATTATTCCAGTTTACAATATTTACAGCGATAGGGGCGGTTGGTGAACCGCCCCTACATGAATTGCCCCTAAACCTTTCCCTGTCCGATGCAGGGGTACGGGATAGCACATCCCGGATGTCTGTCGTCGAATATAAATTCAAACCGAAAAGCCTGATCCTTCCCGCTTCCCTGATAACAGTCGGAGCGATTGGCACTGCCATAGACGGGATGAACGATTTCCATCTCTTTTCCCGCAAGGATTCCGTCAAGAAGATACGGATCGACGATTATATGGAATGGGGCATGTTGGGTTGGGTGTTTGTCTGCGACCTGATGGGGAAGGAGAAGCATAATTGGGTGGATCAGCTTTGCCTAGTAGTCATAGCCGAAGGCTTCAATGCTGCCATGACACGAACGGTCAAGTATACTGTGGGTGAAATACGTCCTGACGGTGGTCCTCATTCGTTTCCTTCCGGGCATACTGCCAATGCTTTCTTGGGGGCGCATATCGCTTGGAAAGAATTTAAGGACAGCAGTCCGGTGTTGGCCTATTCCGGCTATGCGTTGGCGACCTTTGTCGCCTGTTCGCGTTTATATAACAACCGTCATTGGGTGGCCGATGTAGTGGCGGGAGCCGGCTTTGGTATCCTTTCTGTCGAGCTGGCTTACTTGACCTATTTCCCTATCCGTAATGCGATCGCCCGTAAAATCAATATGAAGGGAAATGATCGCTTGGTCGTTGCCCCGACGTTTAGTCCTGATGGGGGCGGCCTTTATCTGTCATGGAAATTTTGA
- a CDS encoding GH3 auxin-responsive promoter family protein, whose translation MDILTNTISLLFRPRQKEIARFAQDADAIQHKQLKSLLSTARNTEWGLKYDYKSIQGYADFCERIPLQTYDDIKPYVTRMINGERNILWPSVVRWYAKSSGTTNDKSKFLPVTPEILKGCHYKGGFDTVSIYLQNNPDSHFFASKGLILGGSHSPSPLNRNAHCGDLSAVLLQNLNPLVNLIRVPDKKIILMDEWESKIKAIVESTWKTDVNSLSGVPSWMLVLIKAVLQKTGSEYLTDVWPNMEVFFHGGISFEPYRDQYKALIPSDRMHYMETYNASEGFFGLQDNPEEHSLLLMIDYSVFYEFIPINEVGEEHPTVLPLEAVEVGKNYAMVITTSGGLWRYQIGDTVRFTSLYPHKFVISGRTKNFINAFGEELMVDNADKAISRVCRQTGAKVKEYTAAPLFMLDKAKGRHQWMIEFEKMPPSLDDFASLLDKTLQQLNSDYEAKRYKEISLQPLEIRVAREGTFYEWLRRKGKLGGQHKIPRLSNDRTFIEELGKICDL comes from the coding sequence ATGGATATTCTGACAAATACAATATCACTACTCTTCCGCCCCAGGCAAAAAGAGATCGCAAGGTTTGCCCAGGATGCAGATGCCATCCAGCACAAACAGCTGAAGTCCCTTTTATCTACCGCCCGAAATACCGAATGGGGTTTAAAATACGACTACAAAAGTATTCAGGGATATGCAGACTTTTGTGAGCGGATTCCTTTACAGACCTATGATGACATAAAACCATACGTCACCCGTATGATAAACGGAGAAAGAAATATCCTTTGGCCTTCGGTCGTGCGATGGTACGCAAAAAGCAGCGGCACCACAAACGACAAAAGCAAGTTCCTTCCCGTCACACCCGAAATTCTGAAAGGGTGTCATTACAAAGGCGGTTTCGACACCGTTTCCATCTATCTACAGAATAATCCCGACAGCCATTTTTTCGCCAGCAAAGGGTTGATACTGGGCGGAAGCCACAGTCCTTCCCCTTTGAACCGGAATGCACATTGCGGGGACCTTTCTGCCGTCCTGTTGCAGAACCTGAATCCTCTTGTCAACCTGATTCGCGTCCCCGACAAAAAGATCATCCTTATGGATGAATGGGAAAGCAAGATCAAGGCGATTGTCGAAAGCACTTGGAAAACCGACGTGAACAGCCTATCCGGTGTTCCCTCATGGATGCTGGTACTAATCAAGGCCGTATTACAAAAGACAGGAAGCGAATACCTGACGGATGTCTGGCCCAACATGGAGGTATTCTTCCACGGCGGGATCAGTTTCGAGCCGTACCGGGACCAATACAAAGCGTTGATTCCTTCGGACCGGATGCATTACATGGAGACCTACAATGCATCGGAAGGTTTTTTCGGCCTCCAAGACAATCCGGAGGAACACAGCCTTTTGCTGATGATCGACTATAGTGTCTTTTATGAATTTATCCCGATTAACGAAGTGGGGGAAGAACATCCGACCGTCCTTCCGTTAGAAGCTGTAGAGGTAGGGAAAAACTACGCGATGGTGATCACGACCTCCGGCGGATTATGGCGTTACCAGATCGGCGACACAGTCCGTTTCACCTCCCTTTATCCGCACAAGTTCGTAATATCGGGACGCACCAAGAACTTTATCAATGCCTTCGGAGAAGAACTGATGGTAGACAATGCCGACAAAGCGATCAGCAGGGTTTGCCGCCAGACAGGAGCCAAAGTGAAAGAGTATACCGCCGCTCCCCTTTTCATGCTGGACAAGGCAAAGGGCCGCCATCAATGGATGATCGAATTCGAGAAAATGCCGCCTTCACTCGATGATTTCGCCTCCTTGCTGGACAAGACCTTGCAACAGCTTAATTCCGACTACGAGGCAAAACGTTATAAAGAAATTTCCCTCCAACCGCTGGAAATCCGAGTTGCCCGTGAAGGGACCTTCTACGAATGGCTCCGCAGGAAAGGAAAATTAGGCGGTCAACACAAAATACCCCGCCTCAGCAACGACCGGACATTTATCGAGGAGTTGGGGAAAATTTGTGATTTATGA
- a CDS encoding ATP-dependent 6-phosphofructokinase, with protein MKIGILSSGGDCPGINATIRGVGKTAIMHYGMEVIGIHSGFVGLLNKDVQTFDERSLSGILNLGGTILGTSREKPFRKLLASGESEKPQLIRQNYEELGLDCLVCIGGNGTQKTAGMLSAMGLNVIGVPKTIDNDIWGTDITFGFDTAVNIATEAIDRLHSTASSHKRVMVVEVMGHHAGWIALYAGMAGGADVILLPELGFDMDQINEVILDRARRGKPYSIVVVAEGIETPDKERPSVYVTRVIEEATGIESRDTVLGYIQRGGNPSPFDRNLATRLGGHATELIANRQFGRMVCMKGSEVESIPLSEVAGKLKLVTPEHDLIIQGKRMGISFGN; from the coding sequence ATGAAAATAGGTATTCTTTCCTCTGGTGGCGACTGTCCCGGAATAAACGCCACGATACGTGGTGTCGGTAAAACGGCCATTATGCACTATGGTATGGAAGTCATCGGCATACACAGCGGCTTTGTCGGCCTGCTGAATAAAGATGTCCAGACTTTTGACGAACGTAGCCTTTCAGGTATCCTGAACTTGGGCGGTACGATCCTGGGGACTTCCCGCGAGAAACCTTTCCGTAAACTCCTGGCTTCAGGCGAAAGCGAGAAACCGCAGCTCATTAGGCAGAATTATGAAGAACTCGGCTTGGATTGCCTCGTCTGTATCGGCGGCAACGGGACACAGAAAACCGCAGGTATGCTCTCGGCGATGGGTTTGAACGTGATCGGTGTGCCGAAGACTATCGATAACGACATCTGGGGGACAGATATAACGTTCGGTTTCGATACGGCTGTCAATATCGCGACTGAAGCGATCGATCGCCTGCATTCGACCGCCAGTTCGCACAAACGGGTAATGGTGGTGGAGGTGATGGGACACCACGCCGGCTGGATTGCGCTATATGCCGGGATGGCCGGAGGTGCTGATGTGATCCTGCTACCTGAACTGGGCTTTGACATGGACCAGATAAACGAAGTGATCTTGGACCGTGCCCGCCGTGGTAAGCCTTATTCCATCGTGGTTGTGGCCGAAGGGATCGAAACACCTGACAAAGAGCGTCCTTCCGTCTATGTGACGCGTGTCATAGAGGAGGCGACAGGTATCGAAAGCCGCGATACCGTCTTGGGGTATATTCAGCGTGGAGGCAATCCTTCTCCCTTCGACCGTAACTTGGCTACCCGTTTGGGCGGACATGCTACGGAACTGATCGCAAACAGGCAATTCGGACGTATGGTTTGCATGAAAGGCAGTGAAGTCGAATCAATCCCTCTGTCTGAAGTGGCCGGTAAGTTAAAACTGGTAACTCCCGAACATGATCTGATCATTCAGGGGAAACGGATGGGAATATCGTTCGGGAATTAA